A single Megachile rotundata isolate GNS110a chromosome 9, iyMegRotu1, whole genome shotgun sequence DNA region contains:
- the MYPT-75D gene encoding myosin phosphatase targeting subunit 75D isoform X6, whose product MMSNVCRKILKYLGMHSWLCKCEGKYSCKNYKRIAMEHSDLVAEMVHIERLTTQERLHLARHRRLQQLKVWRQREKEWMRHQTRHTSNKRHIYFSDSVMLLEAAARNDIDEVRRLLKKGVNPDSTNEDGLTALHQCCIDDNEEMMKLLIEFGANVNAEDSEKWTPLHAAATCGHLHLVKNLIARGANLLAVNADGNMPYDICEDEKTLDCIEGEMARRGVTQELIDETRASIEVQMLRDLQHITSIGGDLEYKDHQGATPLHIAAANGYLRVVEFLLDQHVSTDVEDNDKWQPVHAAACWGHLEVLELLVQNGADLNAKNKHDETPADICEDPEIRERIVELKTEQESKRLREAQGRRVRRSQSINTRTQSVRRTSIRDKVLTTKKDAQEEARLRLQAQQTYVGGSTANVPPSENEVSARENANESDSSAPPTAVRKAPEGKDNESFLHEDVDKDSVFYVTFLFL is encoded by the exons ATGATGTCTAATGTTTgtcgaaaaattttaaaataccttGGAATGCATTCATGGCTTTGTAAGTGTGAAG GTAAATACAGCTGTAAAAATTACAAGCGTATAGCCATGGAACATTCCGATTTAGTGGCAGAGATGGTGCATATAGAAAGGTTAACCACTCAAGAACGCTTGCATTTGGCTCGTCATAGAAGACTTCAACAGTTAAAAGTTTGGCGTCAGCGTGAAAAAGAATGGATGCGTCATCAAACCAGACATACAAGCAACAAACGTCATATATATTTTAGTGACAGTGTTATGCTTCTGGAAGCTGCTGCAAGAAATGATATTGATGAAG TGAGACGCCTTCTAAAGAAAGGAGTAAATCCAGATTCAACCAATGAAGATGGATTGACAGCTTTACATCAGTGTTGTATAGATGATAATGAAGAAATGATGAAATTATTGATTGAATTTGGAGCAAATGTAAATGCAGAAGATAGTGAAAAATGGACACCATTGCATGCTGCTGCTACTTGTGGACATTTGCATTTAGTTAAAAACCTCATTGCAAGAGGTGCAAATTTATTAGCTGTTAATGCTGATGGTAATATGCCTTATGACATTTGTGAAGATGAGAAAACATTGGACTGCATTGAAG GAGAAATGGCAAGAAGAGGTGTTACTCAAGAATTAATAGATGAAACTAGAGCTTCAATAGAAGTTCAAATGTTAAGAGATTTGCAACATATAACTTCTATAGGTGGTGATCTTGAATATAAAGATCATCAAGGTGCTACACCT CTTCACATTGCAGCTGCAAACGGTTACTTAAGGGTAGTTGAGTTTCTTTTAGATCAACATGTTTCGACTGATGTTGAAGATAATGACAAATGGCAACCAGTTCATGCAGCTGCATGTTGGGGACAT ctagaagttttggaattgtTGGTACAAAATGGGGCCGATTTAAATGCAAAGAATAAACATGATGAAACACCAGCGG ATATATGCGAAGATCCTGAAATTAGAGAAAGGATAGTTGAACTTAAGACCGAACAAGAAAGCAAGCGATTGCGAGAAGCGCAAGGAAGACGAGTACGCAGATCTCAAAGTATAAATACACGTACTCAAAGTGTAAGACGAACTTCGATAAGAGATAAAGTTCTAACTACGAAAAAGGATGCTCAAGAAGAAGCTCGTCTAAGATTACAAGCGCAACAA ACGTATGTTGGAGGTTCAACAGCGAACGTCCCACCTTCTGAGAATGAAGTCAGTGCTCGAGAAAATGCAAACGAGTCAGATTCTAGTGCTCCACCAACAGCAGTACGTAAGGCTCCTGAGGGAAAAGATAATGAATCTTTTCTTCACGAAGACGTCGATAAAGACTCAG TTTTCTATGTCACTTTCCTGTTCCTTTAA
- the MYPT-75D gene encoding myosin phosphatase targeting subunit 75D isoform X1 produces the protein MMSNVCRKILKYLGMHSWLCKCEGKYSCKNYKRIAMEHSDLVAEMVHIERLTTQERLHLARHRRLQQLKVWRQREKEWMRHQTRHTSNKRHIYFSDSVMLLEAAARNDIDEVRRLLKKGVNPDSTNEDGLTALHQCCIDDNEEMMKLLIEFGANVNAEDSEKWTPLHAAATCGHLHLVKNLIARGANLLAVNADGNMPYDICEDEKTLDCIEGEMARRGVTQELIDETRASIEVQMLRDLQHITSIGGDLEYKDHQGATPLHIAAANGYLRVVEFLLDQHVSTDVEDNDKWQPVHAAACWGHLEVLELLVQNGADLNAKNKHDETPADICEDPEIRERIVELKTEQESKRLREAQGRRVRRSQSINTRTQSVRRTSIRDKVLTTKKDAQEEARLRLQAQQTYVGGSTANVPPSENEVSARENANESDSSAPPTAVRKAPEGKDNESFLHEDVDKDSVTGSDQPVGNQQPIYTPDGDTNGKINIHVSVVFVKSLSDLKKQRAQNRHISTGSIDANGNGIPVSPISNAEFNSGGDFQRFTGNTSDIVGDNHSKKSCCIVM, from the exons ATGATGTCTAATGTTTgtcgaaaaattttaaaataccttGGAATGCATTCATGGCTTTGTAAGTGTGAAG GTAAATACAGCTGTAAAAATTACAAGCGTATAGCCATGGAACATTCCGATTTAGTGGCAGAGATGGTGCATATAGAAAGGTTAACCACTCAAGAACGCTTGCATTTGGCTCGTCATAGAAGACTTCAACAGTTAAAAGTTTGGCGTCAGCGTGAAAAAGAATGGATGCGTCATCAAACCAGACATACAAGCAACAAACGTCATATATATTTTAGTGACAGTGTTATGCTTCTGGAAGCTGCTGCAAGAAATGATATTGATGAAG TGAGACGCCTTCTAAAGAAAGGAGTAAATCCAGATTCAACCAATGAAGATGGATTGACAGCTTTACATCAGTGTTGTATAGATGATAATGAAGAAATGATGAAATTATTGATTGAATTTGGAGCAAATGTAAATGCAGAAGATAGTGAAAAATGGACACCATTGCATGCTGCTGCTACTTGTGGACATTTGCATTTAGTTAAAAACCTCATTGCAAGAGGTGCAAATTTATTAGCTGTTAATGCTGATGGTAATATGCCTTATGACATTTGTGAAGATGAGAAAACATTGGACTGCATTGAAG GAGAAATGGCAAGAAGAGGTGTTACTCAAGAATTAATAGATGAAACTAGAGCTTCAATAGAAGTTCAAATGTTAAGAGATTTGCAACATATAACTTCTATAGGTGGTGATCTTGAATATAAAGATCATCAAGGTGCTACACCT CTTCACATTGCAGCTGCAAACGGTTACTTAAGGGTAGTTGAGTTTCTTTTAGATCAACATGTTTCGACTGATGTTGAAGATAATGACAAATGGCAACCAGTTCATGCAGCTGCATGTTGGGGACAT ctagaagttttggaattgtTGGTACAAAATGGGGCCGATTTAAATGCAAAGAATAAACATGATGAAACACCAGCGG ATATATGCGAAGATCCTGAAATTAGAGAAAGGATAGTTGAACTTAAGACCGAACAAGAAAGCAAGCGATTGCGAGAAGCGCAAGGAAGACGAGTACGCAGATCTCAAAGTATAAATACACGTACTCAAAGTGTAAGACGAACTTCGATAAGAGATAAAGTTCTAACTACGAAAAAGGATGCTCAAGAAGAAGCTCGTCTAAGATTACAAGCGCAACAA ACGTATGTTGGAGGTTCAACAGCGAACGTCCCACCTTCTGAGAATGAAGTCAGTGCTCGAGAAAATGCAAACGAGTCAGATTCTAGTGCTCCACCAACAGCAGTACGTAAGGCTCCTGAGGGAAAAGATAATGAATCTTTTCTTCACGAAGACGTCGATAAAGACTCAG TAACAGGGTCCGACCAACCGGTCGGTAATCAGCAGCCAATCTACACGCCGGACGGTGACACCAACGGGAAGATCAACATACACGTCTCGGTTGTTTTTGTCAAATCATTGTCGGATCTGAAGAAACAAAGGGCACAGAATCGGCACATATCAACCGGTTCGATAGACGCCAATGGAAATGGCATTCCTGTGTCGCCTATCTCCAATGCTGAATTTAACAGCGGCGGAGATTTTCAACGATTCACTGGAAATACTAGCGACATTGTCGGCGATAATCATTCTAAAAAAAGTTGCTGCATAGTTATGTGA
- the MYPT-75D gene encoding myosin phosphatase targeting subunit 75D isoform X4 codes for MMSNVCRKILKYLGMHSWLCKCEGKYSCKNYKRIAMEHSDLVAEMVHIERLTTQERLHLARHRRLQQLKVWRQREKEWMRHQTRHTSNKRHIYFSDSVMLLEAAARNDIDEVRRLLKKGVNPDSTNEDGLTALHQCCIDDNEEMMKLLIEFGANVNAEDSEKWTPLHAAATCGHLHLVKNLIARGANLLAVNADGNMPYDICEDEKTLDCIEGEMARRGVTQELIDETRASIEVQMLRDLQHITSIGGDLEYKDHQGATPLHIAAANGYLRVVEFLLDQHVSTDVEDNDKWQPVHAAACWGHLEVLELLVQNGADLNAKNKHDETPADICEDPEIRERIVELKTEQESKRLREAQGRRVRRSQSINTRTQSVRRTSIRDKVLTTKKDAQEEARLRLQAQQTYVGGSTANVPPSENEVSARENANESDSSAPPTAVRKAPEGKDNESFLHEDVDKDSVQFQCIRKGIRWRVTQGEMTNEMESSEREGEQISLVPRGRKVALDLHVCLDSNRVRPTGR; via the exons ATGATGTCTAATGTTTgtcgaaaaattttaaaataccttGGAATGCATTCATGGCTTTGTAAGTGTGAAG GTAAATACAGCTGTAAAAATTACAAGCGTATAGCCATGGAACATTCCGATTTAGTGGCAGAGATGGTGCATATAGAAAGGTTAACCACTCAAGAACGCTTGCATTTGGCTCGTCATAGAAGACTTCAACAGTTAAAAGTTTGGCGTCAGCGTGAAAAAGAATGGATGCGTCATCAAACCAGACATACAAGCAACAAACGTCATATATATTTTAGTGACAGTGTTATGCTTCTGGAAGCTGCTGCAAGAAATGATATTGATGAAG TGAGACGCCTTCTAAAGAAAGGAGTAAATCCAGATTCAACCAATGAAGATGGATTGACAGCTTTACATCAGTGTTGTATAGATGATAATGAAGAAATGATGAAATTATTGATTGAATTTGGAGCAAATGTAAATGCAGAAGATAGTGAAAAATGGACACCATTGCATGCTGCTGCTACTTGTGGACATTTGCATTTAGTTAAAAACCTCATTGCAAGAGGTGCAAATTTATTAGCTGTTAATGCTGATGGTAATATGCCTTATGACATTTGTGAAGATGAGAAAACATTGGACTGCATTGAAG GAGAAATGGCAAGAAGAGGTGTTACTCAAGAATTAATAGATGAAACTAGAGCTTCAATAGAAGTTCAAATGTTAAGAGATTTGCAACATATAACTTCTATAGGTGGTGATCTTGAATATAAAGATCATCAAGGTGCTACACCT CTTCACATTGCAGCTGCAAACGGTTACTTAAGGGTAGTTGAGTTTCTTTTAGATCAACATGTTTCGACTGATGTTGAAGATAATGACAAATGGCAACCAGTTCATGCAGCTGCATGTTGGGGACAT ctagaagttttggaattgtTGGTACAAAATGGGGCCGATTTAAATGCAAAGAATAAACATGATGAAACACCAGCGG ATATATGCGAAGATCCTGAAATTAGAGAAAGGATAGTTGAACTTAAGACCGAACAAGAAAGCAAGCGATTGCGAGAAGCGCAAGGAAGACGAGTACGCAGATCTCAAAGTATAAATACACGTACTCAAAGTGTAAGACGAACTTCGATAAGAGATAAAGTTCTAACTACGAAAAAGGATGCTCAAGAAGAAGCTCGTCTAAGATTACAAGCGCAACAA ACGTATGTTGGAGGTTCAACAGCGAACGTCCCACCTTCTGAGAATGAAGTCAGTGCTCGAGAAAATGCAAACGAGTCAGATTCTAGTGCTCCACCAACAGCAGTACGTAAGGCTCCTGAGGGAAAAGATAATGAATCTTTTCTTCACGAAGACGTCGATAAAGACTCAG TACAATTTCAGTGTATAAGAAAGGGAATTAGGTGGAGGGTTACTCAAGGTGAAATGACGAATGAGATGGAATCGAGTGAAAGGGAAGGAGAGCAAATTTCGCTTGTACCAAGAGGAAGAAAAGTAGCGTTGGATTTACATGTTTGCCTCGATAGTAACAGGGTCCGACCAACCGGTCGGTAA
- the LOC100880117 gene encoding transmembrane protein 42 — protein sequence MKRKASTDSSPLLKDQTTCVTGKQQERKIHLAVVSGIFATTGSLFGKFTSNVEMDSLLGLLFKTVLLILMVTSNTVGCTFFVKALNASGSSLPCTIASAATSYVCSALVGSLIFNESTSLTWWCGISFVILGLLLVCHNPSKQETVEKPKEE from the exons ATGAAACGTAAAGCGTCAACAGATTCTTCTCCGTTGTTGAAAGATCAGACAACATGTGTCACAGGAAAACAGCaagaaagaaaaattcattTGGCAGTTGTCAGTGGAATTTTTGCAACTACCGGAAGTCTGTTTGGTAAATTTACAAGTAACGTTGAAATGGATTCTTTA CTTGGGTTGCTGTTTAAAACAGTGCTGTTAATATTGATGGTAACAAGCAACACTGTCGGCTGCACATTTTTCGTGAAAGCGCTGAATGCCAGCGGATCTTCTTTACCATGTACAATCGCCAGCGCCGCTACGAGCTACGTTTGTTCG gcATTAGTCGGTTCTTTGATCTTCAATGAATCCACGTCTCTCACTTGGTGGTGTGGTATATCTTTCGTTATTCTGGGCTTATTGCTAGTCTGTCACAATCCATCTAAACAGGAGACTGTGGAAAAACCAAAGGAAGAATAA
- the MYPT-75D gene encoding myosin phosphatase targeting subunit 75D isoform X3, which yields MEHSDLVAEMVHIERLTTQERLHLARHRRLQQLKVWRQREKEWMRHQTRHTSNKRHIYFSDSVMLLEAAARNDIDEVRRLLKKGVNPDSTNEDGLTALHQCCIDDNEEMMKLLIEFGANVNAEDSEKWTPLHAAATCGHLHLVKNLIARGANLLAVNADGNMPYDICEDEKTLDCIEGEMARRGVTQELIDETRASIEVQMLRDLQHITSIGGDLEYKDHQGATPLHIAAANGYLRVVEFLLDQHVSTDVEDNDKWQPVHAAACWGHLEVLELLVQNGADLNAKNKHDETPADICEDPEIRERIVELKTEQESKRLREAQGRRVRRSQSINTRTQSVRRTSIRDKVLTTKKDAQEEARLRLQAQQTYVGGSTANVPPSENEVSARENANESDSSAPPTAVRKAPEGKDNESFLHEDVDKDSVTGSDQPVGNQQPIYTPDGDTNGKINIHVSVVFVKSLSDLKKQRAQNRHISTGSIDANGNGIPVSPISNAEFNSGGDFQRFTGNTSDIVGDNHSKKSCCIVM from the exons ATGGAACATTCCGATTTAGTGGCAGAGATGGTGCATATAGAAAGGTTAACCACTCAAGAACGCTTGCATTTGGCTCGTCATAGAAGACTTCAACAGTTAAAAGTTTGGCGTCAGCGTGAAAAAGAATGGATGCGTCATCAAACCAGACATACAAGCAACAAACGTCATATATATTTTAGTGACAGTGTTATGCTTCTGGAAGCTGCTGCAAGAAATGATATTGATGAAG TGAGACGCCTTCTAAAGAAAGGAGTAAATCCAGATTCAACCAATGAAGATGGATTGACAGCTTTACATCAGTGTTGTATAGATGATAATGAAGAAATGATGAAATTATTGATTGAATTTGGAGCAAATGTAAATGCAGAAGATAGTGAAAAATGGACACCATTGCATGCTGCTGCTACTTGTGGACATTTGCATTTAGTTAAAAACCTCATTGCAAGAGGTGCAAATTTATTAGCTGTTAATGCTGATGGTAATATGCCTTATGACATTTGTGAAGATGAGAAAACATTGGACTGCATTGAAG GAGAAATGGCAAGAAGAGGTGTTACTCAAGAATTAATAGATGAAACTAGAGCTTCAATAGAAGTTCAAATGTTAAGAGATTTGCAACATATAACTTCTATAGGTGGTGATCTTGAATATAAAGATCATCAAGGTGCTACACCT CTTCACATTGCAGCTGCAAACGGTTACTTAAGGGTAGTTGAGTTTCTTTTAGATCAACATGTTTCGACTGATGTTGAAGATAATGACAAATGGCAACCAGTTCATGCAGCTGCATGTTGGGGACAT ctagaagttttggaattgtTGGTACAAAATGGGGCCGATTTAAATGCAAAGAATAAACATGATGAAACACCAGCGG ATATATGCGAAGATCCTGAAATTAGAGAAAGGATAGTTGAACTTAAGACCGAACAAGAAAGCAAGCGATTGCGAGAAGCGCAAGGAAGACGAGTACGCAGATCTCAAAGTATAAATACACGTACTCAAAGTGTAAGACGAACTTCGATAAGAGATAAAGTTCTAACTACGAAAAAGGATGCTCAAGAAGAAGCTCGTCTAAGATTACAAGCGCAACAA ACGTATGTTGGAGGTTCAACAGCGAACGTCCCACCTTCTGAGAATGAAGTCAGTGCTCGAGAAAATGCAAACGAGTCAGATTCTAGTGCTCCACCAACAGCAGTACGTAAGGCTCCTGAGGGAAAAGATAATGAATCTTTTCTTCACGAAGACGTCGATAAAGACTCAG TAACAGGGTCCGACCAACCGGTCGGTAATCAGCAGCCAATCTACACGCCGGACGGTGACACCAACGGGAAGATCAACATACACGTCTCGGTTGTTTTTGTCAAATCATTGTCGGATCTGAAGAAACAAAGGGCACAGAATCGGCACATATCAACCGGTTCGATAGACGCCAATGGAAATGGCATTCCTGTGTCGCCTATCTCCAATGCTGAATTTAACAGCGGCGGAGATTTTCAACGATTCACTGGAAATACTAGCGACATTGTCGGCGATAATCATTCTAAAAAAAGTTGCTGCATAGTTATGTGA
- the MYPT-75D gene encoding myosin phosphatase targeting subunit 75D isoform X5, translating into MMSNVCRKILKYLGMHSWLCKCEGKYSCKNYKRIAMEHSDLVAEMVHIERLTTQERLHLARHRRLQQLKVWRQREKEWMRHQTRHTSNKRHIYFSDSVMLLEAAARNDIDEVRRLLKKGVNPDSTNEDGLTALHQCCIDDNEEMMKLLIEFGANVNAEDSEKWTPLHAAATCGHLHLVKNLIARGANLLAVNADGNMPYDICEDEKTLDCIEGEMARRGVTQELIDETRASIEVQMLRDLQHITSIGGDLEYKDHQGATPLHIAAANGYLRVVEFLLDQHVSTDVEDNDKWQPVHAAACWGHLEVLELLVQNGADLNAKNKHDETPADICEDPEIRERIVELKTEQESKRLREAQGRRVRRSQSINTRTQSVRRTSIRDKVLTTKKDAQEEARLRLQAQQTYVGGSTANVPPSENEVSARENANESDSSAPPTAVRKAPEGKDNESFLHEDVDKDSENSTVTYALYVCTEYFKEIVHHQNFRFCMSKWVEKSFNI; encoded by the exons ATGATGTCTAATGTTTgtcgaaaaattttaaaataccttGGAATGCATTCATGGCTTTGTAAGTGTGAAG GTAAATACAGCTGTAAAAATTACAAGCGTATAGCCATGGAACATTCCGATTTAGTGGCAGAGATGGTGCATATAGAAAGGTTAACCACTCAAGAACGCTTGCATTTGGCTCGTCATAGAAGACTTCAACAGTTAAAAGTTTGGCGTCAGCGTGAAAAAGAATGGATGCGTCATCAAACCAGACATACAAGCAACAAACGTCATATATATTTTAGTGACAGTGTTATGCTTCTGGAAGCTGCTGCAAGAAATGATATTGATGAAG TGAGACGCCTTCTAAAGAAAGGAGTAAATCCAGATTCAACCAATGAAGATGGATTGACAGCTTTACATCAGTGTTGTATAGATGATAATGAAGAAATGATGAAATTATTGATTGAATTTGGAGCAAATGTAAATGCAGAAGATAGTGAAAAATGGACACCATTGCATGCTGCTGCTACTTGTGGACATTTGCATTTAGTTAAAAACCTCATTGCAAGAGGTGCAAATTTATTAGCTGTTAATGCTGATGGTAATATGCCTTATGACATTTGTGAAGATGAGAAAACATTGGACTGCATTGAAG GAGAAATGGCAAGAAGAGGTGTTACTCAAGAATTAATAGATGAAACTAGAGCTTCAATAGAAGTTCAAATGTTAAGAGATTTGCAACATATAACTTCTATAGGTGGTGATCTTGAATATAAAGATCATCAAGGTGCTACACCT CTTCACATTGCAGCTGCAAACGGTTACTTAAGGGTAGTTGAGTTTCTTTTAGATCAACATGTTTCGACTGATGTTGAAGATAATGACAAATGGCAACCAGTTCATGCAGCTGCATGTTGGGGACAT ctagaagttttggaattgtTGGTACAAAATGGGGCCGATTTAAATGCAAAGAATAAACATGATGAAACACCAGCGG ATATATGCGAAGATCCTGAAATTAGAGAAAGGATAGTTGAACTTAAGACCGAACAAGAAAGCAAGCGATTGCGAGAAGCGCAAGGAAGACGAGTACGCAGATCTCAAAGTATAAATACACGTACTCAAAGTGTAAGACGAACTTCGATAAGAGATAAAGTTCTAACTACGAAAAAGGATGCTCAAGAAGAAGCTCGTCTAAGATTACAAGCGCAACAA ACGTATGTTGGAGGTTCAACAGCGAACGTCCCACCTTCTGAGAATGAAGTCAGTGCTCGAGAAAATGCAAACGAGTCAGATTCTAGTGCTCCACCAACAGCAGTACGTAAGGCTCCTGAGGGAAAAGATAATGAATCTTTTCTTCACGAAGACGTCGATAAAGACTCAG AGAATTCAACTGTTACATATgctttatatgtatgtacagaGTATTTCAAAGAGATTGTACACCATCAAAACTTCAGATTTTGTATGTCAAAATGGGTTGAAAAGTCTTTCAACATTTAA
- the MYPT-75D gene encoding myosin phosphatase targeting subunit 75D isoform X2, translated as MMSNVCRKILKYLGMHSWLCKYSCKNYKRIAMEHSDLVAEMVHIERLTTQERLHLARHRRLQQLKVWRQREKEWMRHQTRHTSNKRHIYFSDSVMLLEAAARNDIDEVRRLLKKGVNPDSTNEDGLTALHQCCIDDNEEMMKLLIEFGANVNAEDSEKWTPLHAAATCGHLHLVKNLIARGANLLAVNADGNMPYDICEDEKTLDCIEGEMARRGVTQELIDETRASIEVQMLRDLQHITSIGGDLEYKDHQGATPLHIAAANGYLRVVEFLLDQHVSTDVEDNDKWQPVHAAACWGHLEVLELLVQNGADLNAKNKHDETPADICEDPEIRERIVELKTEQESKRLREAQGRRVRRSQSINTRTQSVRRTSIRDKVLTTKKDAQEEARLRLQAQQTYVGGSTANVPPSENEVSARENANESDSSAPPTAVRKAPEGKDNESFLHEDVDKDSVTGSDQPVGNQQPIYTPDGDTNGKINIHVSVVFVKSLSDLKKQRAQNRHISTGSIDANGNGIPVSPISNAEFNSGGDFQRFTGNTSDIVGDNHSKKSCCIVM; from the exons ATGATGTCTAATGTTTgtcgaaaaattttaaaataccttGGAATGCATTCATGGCTTT GTAAATACAGCTGTAAAAATTACAAGCGTATAGCCATGGAACATTCCGATTTAGTGGCAGAGATGGTGCATATAGAAAGGTTAACCACTCAAGAACGCTTGCATTTGGCTCGTCATAGAAGACTTCAACAGTTAAAAGTTTGGCGTCAGCGTGAAAAAGAATGGATGCGTCATCAAACCAGACATACAAGCAACAAACGTCATATATATTTTAGTGACAGTGTTATGCTTCTGGAAGCTGCTGCAAGAAATGATATTGATGAAG TGAGACGCCTTCTAAAGAAAGGAGTAAATCCAGATTCAACCAATGAAGATGGATTGACAGCTTTACATCAGTGTTGTATAGATGATAATGAAGAAATGATGAAATTATTGATTGAATTTGGAGCAAATGTAAATGCAGAAGATAGTGAAAAATGGACACCATTGCATGCTGCTGCTACTTGTGGACATTTGCATTTAGTTAAAAACCTCATTGCAAGAGGTGCAAATTTATTAGCTGTTAATGCTGATGGTAATATGCCTTATGACATTTGTGAAGATGAGAAAACATTGGACTGCATTGAAG GAGAAATGGCAAGAAGAGGTGTTACTCAAGAATTAATAGATGAAACTAGAGCTTCAATAGAAGTTCAAATGTTAAGAGATTTGCAACATATAACTTCTATAGGTGGTGATCTTGAATATAAAGATCATCAAGGTGCTACACCT CTTCACATTGCAGCTGCAAACGGTTACTTAAGGGTAGTTGAGTTTCTTTTAGATCAACATGTTTCGACTGATGTTGAAGATAATGACAAATGGCAACCAGTTCATGCAGCTGCATGTTGGGGACAT ctagaagttttggaattgtTGGTACAAAATGGGGCCGATTTAAATGCAAAGAATAAACATGATGAAACACCAGCGG ATATATGCGAAGATCCTGAAATTAGAGAAAGGATAGTTGAACTTAAGACCGAACAAGAAAGCAAGCGATTGCGAGAAGCGCAAGGAAGACGAGTACGCAGATCTCAAAGTATAAATACACGTACTCAAAGTGTAAGACGAACTTCGATAAGAGATAAAGTTCTAACTACGAAAAAGGATGCTCAAGAAGAAGCTCGTCTAAGATTACAAGCGCAACAA ACGTATGTTGGAGGTTCAACAGCGAACGTCCCACCTTCTGAGAATGAAGTCAGTGCTCGAGAAAATGCAAACGAGTCAGATTCTAGTGCTCCACCAACAGCAGTACGTAAGGCTCCTGAGGGAAAAGATAATGAATCTTTTCTTCACGAAGACGTCGATAAAGACTCAG TAACAGGGTCCGACCAACCGGTCGGTAATCAGCAGCCAATCTACACGCCGGACGGTGACACCAACGGGAAGATCAACATACACGTCTCGGTTGTTTTTGTCAAATCATTGTCGGATCTGAAGAAACAAAGGGCACAGAATCGGCACATATCAACCGGTTCGATAGACGCCAATGGAAATGGCATTCCTGTGTCGCCTATCTCCAATGCTGAATTTAACAGCGGCGGAGATTTTCAACGATTCACTGGAAATACTAGCGACATTGTCGGCGATAATCATTCTAAAAAAAGTTGCTGCATAGTTATGTGA